Proteins from a single region of Desulfolutivibrio sulfoxidireducens:
- the hisH gene encoding imidazole glycerol phosphate synthase subunit HisH translates to MRIGLIDYAAGNLRSVSNAFKALGARDLTLVSTPGELAACDKIVLPGVGAFPKAMRHLRESGLAEALDREVRRGKLFLGICLGMQLAMDFSLELGRTEGFGWVRGGVTPFPRDMGLSVPHVGWNDVRRARTSALLADLPESTDFYFVHGFYVSCDDPGDVLLWCNYGMDFAAAIQKDNVMGTQFHPEKSQTHGLKLLENFMNMPC, encoded by the coding sequence ATGCGCATCGGACTCATCGACTACGCGGCCGGCAACCTCAGGTCCGTGTCCAACGCCTTCAAGGCCCTGGGCGCGCGGGACCTGACCCTGGTCTCCACCCCCGGGGAACTCGCCGCCTGCGACAAGATCGTGCTGCCCGGGGTCGGGGCCTTCCCAAAGGCCATGCGGCACCTGCGCGAAAGCGGCCTGGCCGAGGCCCTGGACCGCGAGGTGCGCCGGGGCAAGCTCTTTTTGGGCATCTGCCTGGGGATGCAACTGGCCATGGATTTCAGCCTGGAACTCGGCAGGACCGAGGGCTTCGGCTGGGTCCGGGGGGGGGTTACCCCCTTTCCCCGGGACATGGGGCTGAGCGTTCCCCACGTGGGCTGGAACGACGTCCGGCGGGCCCGGACCTCGGCCTTGCTCGCGGACCTGCCCGAGTCCACGGATTTTTATTTCGTGCACGGCTTTTACGTGTCCTGCGACGACCCTGGCGACGTGCTCCTTTGGTGCAATTACGGCATGGATTTTGCTGCGGCCATCCAGAAGGACAACGTGATGGGAACCCAGTTCCACCCGGAAAAAAGCCAGACCCACGGCCTGAAGCTTCTTGAGAACTTCATGAACATGCCATGCTGA
- the hisF gene encoding imidazole glycerol phosphate synthase subunit HisF, which translates to MLKRRLIAVLVVRDGRIVQSERFRHPHLIHDDPVFAMDCFNKWAVDEIVTLNVSRSPESRAGFLDVVGRLSDKCFVPHSVGGWIEHESQARDLLNVGADKIIVNTAAYRDPRLVPGLADAFGSQCVVVSIDAKRDEGGRELVCIDRGRELTPTPVIEWARTVEGRGAGELFVNSIDHDGMRRGYDLDLMRRVKRAVTIPVIGFGGVFEWDDLAAGVEIADLDAVAVANKLHYIENSGKHAKRHLIGKGLPFRAV; encoded by the coding sequence ATGCTGAAACGACGCCTCATCGCGGTGCTCGTCGTCAGGGACGGCAGGATCGTCCAGAGCGAGCGCTTCCGCCATCCGCACCTGATCCATGACGACCCCGTGTTCGCCATGGACTGCTTCAACAAGTGGGCCGTGGACGAGATCGTCACCTTAAACGTCAGCCGTTCGCCGGAAAGCCGGGCGGGATTTCTCGATGTCGTCGGCCGGCTCTCGGACAAATGCTTCGTGCCCCACAGCGTGGGCGGCTGGATCGAGCACGAGTCCCAGGCCCGGGACCTGCTCAACGTGGGGGCGGACAAGATCATCGTCAACACCGCCGCCTATCGCGACCCACGCCTCGTCCCGGGCCTGGCCGACGCGTTCGGCAGCCAGTGCGTGGTGGTCTCCATCGACGCAAAACGCGACGAGGGGGGCCGGGAGCTGGTGTGCATCGACCGGGGGCGCGAGCTCACGCCGACCCCGGTGATCGAGTGGGCGAGGACCGTGGAGGGGCGCGGGGCCGGGGAGCTGTTCGTCAACTCCATCGACCACGACGGGATGCGCCGGGGCTACGACCTGGACCTGATGCGCCGGGTCAAGCGGGCGGTCACCATCCCGGTCATCGGCTTCGGCGGCGTCTTTGAATGGGACGACCTGGCGGCCGGCGTCGAGATCGCCGACCTTGACGCCGTGGCCGTGGCCAACAAGCTGCATTACATCGAAAACAGCGGCAAGCACGCCAAGCGCCACCTCATCGGCAAGGGCTTGCCGTTTCGGGCCGTCTGA
- a CDS encoding N-acetyl sugar amidotransferase has translation MRYCKRCCYPENAKPTIIFDEDGVCSGCRYHESRSDADIDWDQREAMLARLMEQTRAEAKKRGAPYDCIIPVSGGKDSHFQTWLLTTRYGMNPLLVAFNHTFNTPSGQRNLENLVTRSGCDLLRITPSPCSVRKVSRFMLKRVGDLTWHYHAGIYTVPFQVSARMNIPLIVWGEHGYAELTGMFSIKDFVEFTRWTRKQYDMRGLDVFDVVNDAGNDIELKDMASYIFPSSEDVERVNMRGIYLSNFINWEAKRQTELMIKEWGFAPVTYRRERTFNLYSHIEDHANEVHDYMKFLKFGYGRATDAASREIRLGRLTREEGISLVREYDHVEPSTLSTYLDLYEMDKKEFYALFDAKRDPAIWTRDASGDWALRDACHRQDMDQGHEAFRPAMDAGDHIFAPHNRHLYYNPALPPEPSGDPRLDEPAMKFKVL, from the coding sequence ATGAGATACTGCAAACGATGCTGCTACCCTGAAAATGCCAAGCCCACCATCATCTTCGACGAGGATGGCGTGTGCAGCGGATGCCGCTACCATGAGAGCCGTTCCGACGCGGACATCGATTGGGACCAGCGGGAGGCGATGCTCGCCCGCCTCATGGAGCAGACCCGCGCGGAGGCCAAAAAACGCGGCGCCCCCTACGATTGCATCATCCCCGTGAGCGGCGGCAAGGACAGCCATTTCCAGACCTGGCTTTTGACCACCCGCTACGGCATGAACCCCCTGCTGGTGGCCTTCAACCACACGTTCAACACCCCTTCCGGGCAACGCAACCTGGAAAACCTGGTGACCCGCTCGGGCTGCGACCTTTTGCGCATCACCCCAAGCCCATGCTCGGTGCGCAAGGTCTCGCGCTTCATGCTCAAGCGCGTGGGCGATCTGACCTGGCACTACCACGCCGGCATCTATACCGTGCCCTTTCAGGTCTCGGCGCGGATGAACATCCCGCTGATCGTCTGGGGGGAACACGGCTACGCCGAACTGACCGGCATGTTCTCCATCAAGGATTTCGTGGAGTTCACCCGCTGGACCCGCAAGCAATACGACATGCGCGGCCTGGACGTCTTCGACGTGGTCAACGACGCCGGCAACGACATCGAACTCAAGGACATGGCGTCCTACATTTTCCCGTCCTCCGAGGATGTGGAGCGCGTGAACATGCGCGGCATCTATCTGAGCAACTTCATCAACTGGGAGGCCAAGCGCCAGACCGAACTGATGATAAAGGAATGGGGGTTCGCCCCTGTGACCTACAGGCGGGAGCGCACCTTCAACCTGTATTCCCACATCGAGGACCACGCCAACGAGGTGCACGACTATATGAAGTTCCTCAAGTTCGGGTACGGCCGGGCCACGGACGCGGCCAGCCGCGAGATCCGCCTGGGCCGGCTGACCCGGGAAGAGGGGATTTCGCTGGTGCGCGAGTACGACCACGTGGAGCCTTCGACCCTCTCCACCTATCTCGATCTCTACGAGATGGACAAAAAGGAGTTCTACGCCCTCTTCGACGCGAAACGCGACCCCGCGATCTGGACACGCGACGCAAGCGGGGACTGGGCGCTTCGGGACGCCTGCCACCGGCAGGACATGGACCAGGGGCACGAGGCCTTCAGGCCGGCCATGGATGCGGGCGACCACATCTTCGCCCCCCATAACCGGCACCTCTACTACAACCCCGCGTTGCCCCCCGAGCCGTCCGGCGATCCCCGATTGGACGAACCGGCCATGAAATTCAAGGTGTTATAG
- a CDS encoding class I SAM-dependent methyltransferase, translating into MTHQEKNLPADTCPLCGARDVPLCFERESGERYHQCGCGMVFLANGTPECHYPVDALSEKMRRCGFFWDYRGNKLRSIAQSHMRWVLSRLRGQELSHPPRALSVGCAYGHDLYELKKAGWRVLGVDHDASFAERARRQHGIEVKTAFFEALDLGEDFDLVILASVLPYLTDIRASLRRLEQLTRPGGCVFITTRDIDHCDVAEVLSYPMNVHARQYFTTAGLAALSQAHGFSPVACESFAVRHPFFTRILPRLREGRPKRLARGLANLQHAAANALGLDCYRPAQGGHANQVRFLARKT; encoded by the coding sequence ATGACGCACCAGGAGAAGAACCTTCCGGCCGACACCTGCCCGCTGTGCGGGGCCAGGGACGTCCCCCTGTGCTTTGAGCGCGAAAGCGGGGAGCGCTACCACCAGTGCGGCTGCGGCATGGTGTTTCTGGCCAACGGCACGCCCGAGTGCCACTACCCGGTGGACGCGTTGTCCGAAAAAATGCGGCGTTGCGGATTTTTCTGGGACTATCGGGGCAACAAGCTGCGTTCGATCGCCCAAAGCCACATGCGCTGGGTCCTGTCCCGGCTTCGGGGGCAAGAGCTGTCGCACCCGCCGCGGGCCTTGAGCGTGGGCTGCGCCTACGGCCACGACCTGTACGAACTCAAAAAAGCCGGGTGGCGGGTCCTTGGCGTGGACCACGACGCAAGCTTTGCCGAACGCGCCAGGCGGCAGCACGGCATCGAGGTGAAAACCGCCTTCTTTGAGGCCCTTGACCTTGGCGAGGATTTCGACCTGGTCATTCTGGCCAGCGTTCTGCCCTATCTGACGGACATCCGGGCCAGTCTGCGCCGCCTGGAGCAACTGACGCGACCCGGCGGATGTGTCTTTATCACCACGCGGGACATCGACCACTGCGACGTGGCCGAGGTGCTTTCCTACCCCATGAACGTGCATGCCCGGCAGTATTTCACCACGGCGGGCCTTGCGGCCCTGTCACAGGCCCACGGTTTTTCCCCGGTCGCCTGCGAATCCTTCGCCGTGCGCCACCCCTTTTTCACCCGGATTCTGCCCCGTCTGCGCGAGGGGCGGCCAAAACGCCTGGCCCGGGGCCTGGCCAACCTGCAGCACGCGGCCGCCAACGCCCTGGGCCTGGACTGCTACCGCCCCGCCCAGGGCGGGCACGCGAACCAGGTGCGTTTTCTGGCCCGCAAGACCTGA